The following are encoded together in the Pseudomonas sediminis genome:
- a CDS encoding YgdI/YgdR family lipoprotein — MNQRIIPALLMTIGLAVLAGCSSPSVITLNDGREIQTVDKPKFDEESGFYEFEQLDGKRATINKDQVQTVKEL; from the coding sequence ATGAACCAACGGATAATCCCCGCCCTGCTTATGACGATCGGCCTCGCTGTACTGGCCGGCTGCTCCTCGCCGTCGGTAATCACGCTGAATGACGGCCGTGAGATCCAGACCGTGGACAAGCCCAAATTCGATGAAGAATCCGGCTTCTACGAGTTCGAACAGCTCGACGGCAAACGCGCCACGATCAACAAAGATCAGGTGCAAACCGTCAAGGAGCTCTGA
- a CDS encoding glutaredoxin family protein has protein sequence MMPECQLFGTLGCHLCEVAEALLMPFVENGLLVELIDIAEHEGMVEQYGLRIPVLRRCDNGRELNWPFDAEQVVAFLS, from the coding sequence ATGATGCCTGAATGCCAACTTTTCGGAACCCTGGGCTGCCATCTTTGCGAGGTGGCCGAGGCGTTGCTCATGCCATTCGTCGAGAATGGCCTGTTGGTCGAGTTGATCGACATTGCCGAGCATGAGGGGATGGTCGAGCAATACGGATTGCGTATTCCGGTATTGCGCCGTTGCGATAATGGCCGCGAGCTGAACTGGCCATTCGATGCCGAGCAGGTGGTGGCCTTTCTGAGTTGA
- a CDS encoding DUF5610 domain-containing protein, with amino-acid sequence MNPLNSLSSAASRAAQASQSMAARSNSADAQATLANRLAEKLGVPAGSLSGTRDDYTPEKVAGRILGFIEQRLQSEAAAGADPAKLDKLLSQARDGVEKGFAEARKILDGMGVLKGQVASDIDDTYKRIQDGFGDLDKRFGSAASSSSDKVAVAGYSERFSALAETFDLSVTTRDGDRLRISVAQASASWSQSSFAASGDGKSTSVVGSSQSGSMRIGVWQVDVEGELDDDEIKALEKLFSQVQDLSDKFYAGDLTGAFDRAMALDMDGEQLASMSLRLTQTTVRQATDAYGAVAGQGASAVNAGLQEYAQGLLDALRSAGDLAQDAGGMLKELLKGGFSLDERFDLPRLEKADSLNRSLLDGLQSLIAGQPGKDANAS; translated from the coding sequence ATGAATCCTCTGAACTCACTCAGCTCCGCCGCTTCCCGTGCCGCGCAGGCCAGCCAGTCCATGGCGGCGCGCAGCAATAGCGCCGATGCCCAAGCCACCTTGGCCAATCGCCTCGCCGAGAAGCTCGGCGTGCCGGCCGGCTCGTTGTCCGGAACACGTGATGACTACACCCCGGAGAAAGTGGCTGGGCGGATTCTGGGTTTTATCGAGCAGCGCCTGCAAAGCGAGGCCGCGGCAGGCGCTGACCCGGCCAAGCTGGACAAGCTGTTGTCCCAGGCGCGTGATGGCGTCGAGAAGGGTTTTGCCGAGGCACGCAAGATTCTCGATGGCATGGGCGTGCTCAAGGGGCAGGTGGCTAGCGATATCGACGATACCTACAAGCGTATTCAGGATGGCTTCGGCGATCTCGACAAGCGTTTCGGCAGTGCTGCTTCGAGCAGTTCAGACAAGGTGGCGGTGGCTGGTTATAGCGAGCGTTTCAGCGCGCTGGCGGAAACCTTCGATTTATCCGTCACTACTCGCGATGGTGACCGCCTGCGCATTTCCGTGGCGCAGGCTTCCGCCAGCTGGTCGCAGAGCAGTTTTGCCGCCTCCGGCGATGGTAAGTCCACCAGTGTGGTGGGCAGCAGCCAGTCTGGCAGCATGCGTATCGGCGTCTGGCAGGTGGATGTCGAAGGTGAGTTGGACGACGACGAGATCAAGGCGTTGGAGAAGCTCTTCAGCCAGGTTCAGGATCTCTCCGACAAGTTCTACGCCGGTGACCTGACAGGCGCCTTTGATCGCGCCATGGCGCTGGATATGGATGGTGAGCAATTGGCTTCGATGTCGCTGCGTCTGACCCAGACCACTGTGCGTCAGGCCACCGATGCCTATGGCGCGGTGGCTGGGCAGGGCGCCAGTGCAGTCAATGCCGGGTTGCAGGAATATGCTCAGGGTCTGCTCGATGCGCTGCGCAGTGCCGGTGATCTGGCGCAGGACGCTGGCGGCATGCTCAAGGAACTGCTCAAGGGCGGCTTCTCGCTCGATGAGCGCTTCGATTTGCCGCGCCTGGAGAAGGCTGACAGCCTCAACCGCAGTCTGCTCGATGGCCTGCAGTCGCTGATCGCTGGTCAGCCTGGCAAGGACGCTAACGCGAGCTGA
- a CDS encoding OprD family porin, protein MSKTPLARAVALATLGASLTLPSLAQADFIADSKASLELRNFYMNRDLRDPGVAQSKREEWAQGFILKAESGFTEGTVGFGLDAYAGLGLKLDSSDDRAGTALLPNGFGNEGPDEYSEFSGAVKARISKTVGKVGGLMPKLPIVSSGDSRLLPQVFTGGMITSQEIDGLTLNGGQLREVNQRASTDRVDITATNMAGESDRYNFAGGDYKFNGGNTTVGVWYGELEDIYDQKLYNLIHVQPIGDWKLGANLAYFDSQDNGRKLGGKLDNDLTSVNLWAGIGAHTFRVGYQKVGGDNAFPFLTETDPYIVNYIQILDFTRKDEKSWQARYDVNFASYGIPGLTAFVRYVTGDGFDLNDGSSGKEWERDIDISYIIQEGPLKNLGVRWRNAMVRSNATIGDLDENRLIVSYTIPLM, encoded by the coding sequence ATGAGTAAAACTCCCCTCGCCCGTGCCGTGGCCCTCGCCACGCTGGGCGCCAGCCTGACCCTGCCAAGCCTGGCACAGGCTGACTTCATCGCTGACAGCAAAGCCTCTCTGGAGCTGCGTAACTTCTATATGAATCGGGACCTGCGCGACCCGGGCGTAGCCCAGTCCAAGCGCGAGGAGTGGGCACAGGGCTTCATCCTTAAAGCCGAGTCCGGCTTTACCGAAGGCACCGTCGGCTTTGGCCTGGACGCCTATGCGGGCCTGGGCCTGAAGCTCGACTCGTCTGACGATCGCGCCGGCACCGCTCTGCTACCCAACGGCTTCGGCAACGAGGGACCGGACGAATATTCCGAGTTCAGCGGCGCGGTCAAGGCACGCATCTCCAAGACTGTCGGCAAGGTCGGCGGACTGATGCCCAAGCTGCCCATCGTCTCTTCAGGTGACTCGCGCCTGCTGCCGCAGGTGTTCACCGGCGGCATGATCACCTCGCAGGAAATCGACGGACTGACGCTCAACGGAGGCCAACTGCGTGAGGTCAACCAGCGCGCCTCCACCGACCGGGTCGACATCACCGCCACCAACATGGCCGGTGAGAGCGACCGCTACAACTTCGCCGGCGGCGACTACAAGTTCAACGGCGGCAACACCACCGTTGGCGTGTGGTACGGCGAACTGGAGGATATCTACGACCAGAAGCTGTACAACCTGATCCATGTACAGCCGATCGGCGACTGGAAGCTGGGCGCCAACCTGGCCTACTTCGACTCCCAGGATAACGGTCGCAAACTCGGCGGCAAGCTGGACAACGACCTGACCTCGGTCAATCTATGGGCCGGCATTGGCGCGCACACCTTCCGCGTGGGTTACCAGAAGGTCGGCGGCGACAACGCCTTCCCCTTCCTGACCGAAACCGATCCGTACATCGTCAACTACATCCAGATTCTCGACTTCACCCGTAAGGACGAGAAATCCTGGCAAGCTCGTTATGACGTCAACTTCGCCAGCTACGGCATCCCGGGCCTGACTGCCTTCGTCCGCTACGTCACCGGCGATGGCTTCGATCTTAACGATGGCAGCAGTGGCAAAGAATGGGAACGCGACATCGATATCAGCTACATCATCCAGGAAGGCCCACTGAAGAACCTCGGCGTGCGCTGGCGTAACGCGATGGTGCGTTCCAACGCGACCATTGGCGACCTGGATGAGAACCGTCTGATCGTCAGCTACACCATTCCGTTGATGTAA
- a CDS encoding Rho-binding antiterminator: MDNYQPLACDLYDYLEIACMHCYQLDIELVDGSTLLGQALTTETTASKEEFLLVRTTDGEQRLRMDRLLAITPQDAGASFGRVLLSGNRC; this comes from the coding sequence ATGGACAACTACCAACCCTTGGCCTGTGATCTCTACGACTACCTGGAGATCGCCTGCATGCACTGCTATCAGCTGGATATCGAACTGGTCGACGGCTCGACCCTACTGGGCCAGGCCCTGACCACCGAAACCACGGCGAGCAAGGAAGAGTTTCTGCTGGTGCGTACAACCGACGGCGAGCAACGCCTGCGCATGGATCGCCTGCTGGCGATCACCCCACAGGATGCAGGCGCCAGCTTTGGTCGAGTGCTGTTAAGCGGCAACCGCTGCTAG
- a CDS encoding DUF2058 domain-containing protein: MGLSLRDQLLKAGLVNEKQAKQAGKQQQKQKRLVQKGQAELDDSTRQAALQAQAEKAARDQELNRQQQEKAEQKARAAQVKQLIERSRLPKLDGEDYYNFVDDKKVKRLPVNTMVRNKLSNGWLAIVRHGGGYEIIPREAALKIQERDASRIVLLNTHVEEPDADDPYAAYQIPDDLMW; the protein is encoded by the coding sequence ATGGGTCTTTCCCTGCGCGACCAGCTGCTCAAAGCCGGCCTGGTCAATGAAAAACAGGCCAAGCAGGCTGGCAAGCAACAGCAAAAGCAAAAGCGTCTGGTGCAAAAAGGCCAGGCCGAACTGGATGACAGCACACGCCAGGCCGCACTGCAGGCGCAAGCCGAAAAGGCCGCACGTGATCAGGAGCTGAATCGTCAGCAGCAGGAAAAAGCCGAGCAGAAAGCCCGCGCGGCGCAGGTCAAGCAACTGATCGAGCGTTCACGCCTGCCTAAGCTCGACGGCGAGGACTACTACAACTTCGTCGATGACAAGAAGGTCAAGCGCCTGCCGGTCAACACCATGGTGCGCAACAAGCTGTCCAACGGCTGGCTGGCCATCGTCCGTCATGGCGGTGGTTACGAGATCATCCCGCGCGAGGCCGCGCTGAAGATTCAGGAGCGCGATGCCTCGCGCATCGTCTTGCTCAATACCCATGTCGAAGAGCCGGATGCCGACGATCCTTACGCGGCCTATCAGATTCCTGATGATCTGATGTGGTAA
- the mazG gene encoding nucleoside triphosphate pyrophosphohydrolase, whose protein sequence is MYQLDDLLHLMARLRDPQHGCPWDLKQNYASIVPYTLEEAYEVADAIERSDFEHLPGELGDLLFQVVYYSQLAQEEGRFDFARVVDGITSKLIRRHPHVFPDGDLYGMPDAAKFEEAAVKQRWEELKAQERAEKAAEPEQLSLLDDVPSALPALSRAAKLQKRAAQVGFDWPDALPVVDKVREELDEVLEAMSENDAEAVAEEIGDLLFVVSNLARHLKVDPEAALRAANGKFERRFRFIEQSVREAGRSMDGCSLEELDALWGEAKKLEKQSPGC, encoded by the coding sequence ATGTACCAACTCGACGATCTGCTGCATCTGATGGCCCGTCTGCGTGATCCGCAACACGGCTGCCCCTGGGATCTGAAGCAGAACTACGCGAGCATCGTGCCTTACACCCTGGAAGAGGCGTACGAAGTCGCCGATGCCATCGAGCGCAGCGACTTCGAGCATTTGCCGGGTGAGCTGGGCGATCTGCTGTTCCAGGTGGTCTATTACAGCCAGCTGGCGCAGGAGGAGGGGCGTTTCGATTTTGCCCGGGTGGTCGATGGCATCACCAGCAAGCTGATTCGTCGCCATCCGCATGTATTCCCCGACGGTGATCTGTACGGGATGCCGGACGCCGCCAAGTTTGAAGAAGCAGCGGTCAAGCAGCGTTGGGAAGAGCTCAAGGCGCAGGAGCGCGCCGAAAAGGCCGCCGAACCCGAGCAGCTCTCCCTGCTCGATGATGTGCCAAGCGCGCTGCCTGCACTGTCGCGTGCGGCCAAACTGCAGAAGCGTGCGGCCCAGGTCGGCTTCGACTGGCCCGATGCTTTGCCGGTGGTGGACAAGGTGCGCGAAGAGCTGGATGAAGTGCTCGAAGCCATGAGTGAAAACGATGCCGAGGCGGTGGCCGAGGAGATCGGCGATCTGCTGTTCGTCGTCAGCAACCTGGCACGGCACCTGAAGGTCGATCCTGAGGCTGCGCTACGGGCAGCCAATGGCAAGTTCGAGCGGCGCTTTCGCTTTATCGAGCAGAGCGTGCGTGAGGCCGGGCGCAGCATGGACGGTTGCTCGCTGGAGGAACTGGATGCCTTGTGGGGCGAGGCGAAGAAGTTGGAGAAGCAGTCGCCAGGCTGTTGA
- the relA gene encoding GTP diphosphokinase: protein MVQVRAHQPVNDDGSINLVAWLDHVTRVDPALDRQALQEACEFARDAEQQANTTEHHWSEGASTFRAGLDIAEILADLKLDQDSLVAAVIYRGVREGKITLAAVQQRFGAVVAKLIEGVLRMAAISASINPRESVVVGSQTQVENLRKMLVAMVDDVRVALIKLAERTCAIRAVKEADEDKRQRVAREVFDIYAPLAHRLGIGHIKWELEDLSFRYLEPEQYKQIAKLLHERRLDREQYINDAMANLRQELEATGIKADISGRAKHIYSIWRKMQRKGLQFSQIYDVRAVRVLVPEVRDCYTTLGIVHTLWRHIPKEFDDYIANPKENGYRSLHTAVLGPEGKVLEVQIRTHAMHEEAELGVCAHWRYKGTDVKSGSNHYEEKISWLRQVIEWHEELGDIGGLAEQLRVDIEPDRVYVFTPDGHAIDLPKGATPLDFAYRVHTEIGHNCRGAKINGRIVPLTYSLQTGEQVEIITSKQGSPSRDWLNPNLGYVTTSRARAKIVHWFKLQDRDQNVAAGKQLLERELARLALVGADFDKLAEKANLKTAEDLFAALGAGDVRLAHAVNLAQQLLEPERGNEQLELIPRKAQGFKPGKRGDIQIQGVGNLLTQMAGCCQPLPGDPIVGYITLGRGVTIHRQDCPTALQQTAREPERMIQVSWGPVPVQTYPVEIVIKAYDRSGLLRDVTQVLLNEKLNVLAVNTRSNKEDNTASMSITVEIPGLDALGRLLARIGQLPNIIEARRQRAN from the coding sequence ATGGTTCAGGTGAGAGCGCATCAGCCGGTCAACGACGACGGCAGCATCAATCTTGTGGCCTGGTTGGATCATGTCACTCGTGTCGATCCGGCGCTGGATCGCCAGGCATTGCAAGAGGCCTGCGAGTTCGCCCGTGACGCCGAGCAACAGGCCAATACCACCGAGCATCACTGGAGCGAGGGCGCCTCGACATTCCGCGCCGGTCTCGATATTGCCGAGATTCTCGCCGATCTCAAACTCGATCAGGATTCGCTGGTTGCCGCGGTCATCTATCGCGGCGTACGTGAGGGCAAGATCACCCTGGCCGCCGTGCAGCAGCGCTTCGGTGCGGTGGTGGCCAAGCTGATCGAAGGTGTGCTGCGCATGGCGGCGATCAGCGCCAGTATCAACCCGCGTGAATCGGTGGTGGTCGGCTCGCAGACGCAGGTTGAGAACCTGCGCAAGATGCTGGTGGCCATGGTCGACGACGTGCGCGTGGCGCTGATCAAGCTGGCCGAGCGTACCTGCGCCATCCGTGCGGTCAAGGAGGCCGACGAAGACAAGCGCCAGCGCGTGGCACGCGAAGTGTTCGACATCTATGCGCCGCTGGCCCACCGCCTGGGTATCGGCCATATCAAGTGGGAGCTGGAGGATCTGTCCTTCCGCTACCTGGAGCCGGAGCAGTACAAGCAGATCGCCAAGCTACTGCACGAGCGTCGCCTCGATCGCGAGCAGTACATCAACGACGCTATGGCGAATCTGCGTCAGGAGCTGGAAGCCACCGGTATCAAGGCCGATATCAGCGGCCGGGCGAAACATATCTATTCGATCTGGCGCAAGATGCAGCGCAAGGGCCTGCAATTCAGCCAGATCTACGACGTGCGTGCGGTACGTGTGCTGGTGCCAGAGGTGCGTGATTGCTACACCACCCTGGGCATCGTGCATACCCTGTGGCGGCACATTCCCAAGGAGTTCGACGACTACATCGCCAACCCCAAGGAGAACGGCTACCGCTCGCTGCACACCGCCGTGCTCGGCCCGGAAGGCAAAGTGCTGGAGGTGCAGATACGCACCCACGCCATGCACGAAGAGGCCGAGCTGGGTGTGTGCGCGCACTGGCGCTACAAGGGCACCGACGTCAAGTCCGGCTCCAACCACTACGAAGAGAAGATTTCCTGGCTGCGTCAGGTCATCGAGTGGCACGAAGAACTGGGCGATATCGGCGGCCTGGCCGAGCAGTTGCGCGTGGATATCGAGCCGGATCGGGTCTACGTCTTCACCCCTGACGGCCACGCCATCGACCTGCCCAAGGGCGCCACACCGCTGGACTTCGCCTACCGCGTGCACACCGAGATCGGCCACAACTGCCGCGGCGCCAAGATCAACGGGCGTATCGTGCCGCTGACCTACAGCCTGCAAACCGGCGAGCAGGTGGAAATCATCACCAGCAAGCAGGGCTCGCCGAGCCGCGACTGGCTCAACCCCAACCTGGGCTATGTCACCACCAGCCGCGCGCGGGCGAAGATCGTCCACTGGTTCAAGCTGCAGGATCGCGACCAGAACGTCGCCGCTGGCAAGCAGTTGCTTGAGCGCGAGCTGGCGCGCCTGGCCCTGGTCGGTGCGGACTTCGACAAGCTGGCCGAGAAGGCCAACCTGAAAACCGCCGAGGACCTGTTCGCCGCCCTGGGGGCCGGCGACGTGCGCCTGGCTCATGCGGTCAACCTGGCGCAGCAACTGCTCGAGCCTGAGCGCGGCAACGAGCAGCTGGAACTGATCCCGCGCAAGGCGCAGGGGTTCAAGCCGGGCAAGCGCGGCGACATTCAGATCCAGGGCGTCGGCAACCTGCTGACACAGATGGCCGGCTGTTGCCAGCCGCTGCCGGGCGACCCGATCGTCGGTTACATCACTCTTGGCCGTGGCGTCACCATCCATCGTCAGGACTGCCCGACGGCACTGCAGCAAACGGCGCGCGAGCCGGAGCGGATGATCCAGGTGAGCTGGGGGCCGGTGCCGGTGCAGACCTACCCGGTGGAAATCGTCATCAAGGCCTACGACCGTTCCGGTCTGCTGCGTGACGTCACCCAGGTACTGCTCAACGAAAAACTCAACGTGCTGGCGGTCAACACCCGCTCGAACAAGGAGGACAACACCGCCTCCATGTCGATCACCGTGGAGATTCCCGGACTCGATGCGCTCGGGCGTCTGCTGGCGCGCATCGGCCAATTACCCAACATCATCGAGGCGCGTCGCCAGCGGGCCAATTAA
- the rlmD gene encoding 23S rRNA (uracil(1939)-C(5))-methyltransferase RlmD: MARRSSNLRFQPSGGSRAAQVPVGKKQKLSIERLAGDGRGIAFEGGRTWFVSGALAGEEVEARVLAARSQTVEARAERIIAASSERRAAPCVHADRCGGCNLQHMPHAEQLALKQRTLAEQLSRLGGVQPDEWAAPLFGPELGYRRRARVAVRWDAKARQLQVGFRAEASQDIVAIEQCPVLVQPLQPIFSALPALLRSLEKPQAVGHVELFSGTAEALLLRHTAALAEADLSRLRAFCSEHDAQLWLQGEGLPLSDEPSAELGFELQRWHLQLAYRPGDFVQVNGLVNAAMVAQALDWLGVQPGERVLDLFCGLGNFALPLARQAAEVVAVEGVAAMVQRAADNARHNGLDNAHFYRADLSKPLVNETWARGGFSAVLLDPPRDGALEAVRGMSELGARCLVYVSCNPTTLARDAAELLRQGYRLRRAGILDMFAQTAHVEAMALFEKPET; encoded by the coding sequence ATGGCCAGACGCAGCTCCAACCTGCGCTTTCAGCCCAGCGGCGGCAGCCGTGCGGCGCAGGTGCCGGTCGGCAAGAAGCAGAAACTGTCCATCGAGCGCCTGGCCGGTGACGGCCGCGGCATCGCCTTCGAAGGCGGGCGCACCTGGTTCGTCAGTGGTGCGCTGGCCGGCGAAGAAGTTGAGGCGCGGGTACTCGCTGCCCGCAGCCAGACCGTCGAGGCACGCGCCGAACGCATCATCGCCGCCAGCAGCGAGCGCCGCGCGGCGCCCTGCGTGCACGCTGACCGTTGCGGCGGCTGCAACCTGCAGCACATGCCCCACGCCGAGCAACTGGCCCTGAAACAGCGCACGCTGGCCGAGCAATTGTCGCGCCTGGGTGGCGTGCAGCCAGATGAGTGGGCTGCGCCGCTGTTTGGCCCCGAACTCGGTTACCGGCGCCGCGCACGCGTTGCCGTGCGCTGGGATGCCAAGGCGCGGCAGCTGCAGGTCGGTTTCCGTGCCGAGGCCAGCCAGGACATCGTGGCCATTGAACAATGTCCGGTACTGGTACAGCCCTTGCAGCCCATTTTCAGCGCCTTGCCGGCCTTGCTGCGCAGCCTGGAAAAGCCACAGGCAGTCGGGCACGTGGAACTGTTCAGCGGTACTGCCGAAGCATTGCTGCTGCGCCACACGGCAGCGCTTGCCGAGGCGGATCTGAGCCGCCTGCGCGCGTTCTGCAGCGAGCATGATGCGCAGCTGTGGCTGCAGGGTGAAGGGCTGCCACTGTCTGATGAGCCGAGCGCTGAGCTCGGCTTTGAGTTGCAACGCTGGCACTTGCAACTGGCCTATCGGCCGGGTGATTTCGTCCAGGTCAATGGTCTGGTCAACGCGGCCATGGTCGCTCAGGCGCTAGACTGGTTGGGCGTGCAGCCTGGCGAGCGGGTGCTGGATCTGTTCTGCGGTCTGGGCAATTTCGCCCTGCCGCTGGCGCGTCAGGCTGCCGAAGTGGTGGCTGTGGAAGGCGTCGCCGCGATGGTGCAGCGGGCCGCTGACAACGCGCGCCACAACGGCTTGGACAATGCGCACTTTTATCGCGCCGACCTGTCCAAGCCGCTGGTCAACGAGACCTGGGCGCGTGGCGGTTTTTCCGCTGTGCTGCTCGATCCGCCGCGTGACGGCGCGCTGGAGGCGGTACGTGGGATGAGCGAGCTGGGCGCGCGGTGCCTGGTCTATGTATCCTGCAACCCGACCACGCTGGCACGTGATGCGGCCGAGTTGCTGCGGCAGGGCTATCGCCTGCGCCGCGCCGGGATTCTCGACATGTTTGCGCAAACCGCGCATGTCGAGGCCATGGCTCTATTCGAGAAGCCCGAGACTTAG
- the cysM gene encoding cysteine synthase CysM, with protein MTLQFPTIADCIGNTPLVRLQRLGGDTSNTLLVKLEGNNPAGSVKDRPALSMINRAELRGAIQPGDTLIEATSGNTGIALAMAAAIKGYKMILIMPDNSTAERKWAMTAYGAELILVSKEEGMEGARDLAEKLQAEGRGKVLDQFANGDNPEAHYSGTGPEIWRQTGGTITHFISSMGTTGTIMGTSRYLKEQNPAIQIVGLQPQEGSAIPGIRRWPEEYLPKIYQAERVDQVMDMGQAEAEHVMRRLAREEGIFCGVSSGGSVAGMLRLSQQLENAVLVAIICDRGDRYLSTGVYEEPAR; from the coding sequence ATGACCCTGCAATTTCCCACCATTGCCGACTGCATCGGTAATACCCCCCTGGTACGTCTGCAACGCCTGGGCGGTGACACCAGCAACACCCTGCTGGTCAAGCTGGAAGGCAACAACCCGGCCGGTTCGGTCAAGGATCGTCCGGCCTTGTCGATGATCAACCGCGCCGAGTTGCGCGGCGCCATCCAGCCCGGCGATACCCTGATCGAAGCCACCAGTGGCAACACCGGCATCGCCCTGGCCATGGCCGCGGCGATCAAGGGTTACAAGATGATTCTGATCATGCCGGACAACTCCACTGCCGAGCGCAAGTGGGCGATGACCGCTTATGGCGCCGAGCTGATCCTGGTCAGCAAGGAAGAGGGCATGGAAGGCGCGCGTGACCTGGCCGAGAAGCTGCAGGCCGAGGGCCGCGGCAAGGTGCTCGACCAGTTCGCCAACGGCGACAATCCCGAGGCGCACTACAGCGGTACCGGCCCCGAGATCTGGCGCCAGACCGGCGGGACCATCACCCACTTCATCAGCTCCATGGGCACCACCGGCACCATCATGGGTACCTCGCGCTACCTCAAGGAGCAGAACCCGGCGATCCAGATCGTCGGTCTGCAACCGCAGGAAGGCTCGGCCATTCCCGGCATCCGCCGCTGGCCCGAGGAATACCTGCCGAAGATCTATCAGGCCGAACGGGTCGATCAGGTAATGGACATGGGCCAGGCCGAGGCCGAGCACGTCATGCGGCGCCTGGCGCGGGAAGAGGGCATCTTCTGCGGCGTGTCTTCCGGTGGCTCCGTGGCCGGCATGCTGCGCCTCTCGCAGCAGCTGGAGAACGCGGTGCTGGTGGCGATCATCTGCGACCGTGGCGACCGTTACCTGTCCACCGGCGTTTACGAAGAACCGGCGCGCTGA
- a CDS encoding sensor histidine kinase, protein MSLPGRHSLLWRLAGALALFCLLLVSLHVDVGRMLLEATSYLPESTRQMLRDEARQAEKSWREGGAPGVDAYLQHLHERERVWAAVVDEHKHSLASQPLSDEEEQRLDFVRKLDFPVGRPGGTPTFYVPFSDGKTRLVMALPQHLNPRKYNELWELLLQRLLPAVLAVVVALLLYRLLIAPLAILRRQAAALSAGDLSARLGPPVTGRKDELGELARSFDHMAERLQGTVAFQRQLLRDLSHELRTPLSRLRVAGENEGDNVALRQRLAREVDAMEKLVGDALELVWLDTERPQLPSEEVDVIRLWDVLRENAGFETGWPLARMPCDLPVGCRVRGNLNGLAQALENILRNAIRHSPHGGLVRLAGQQEGDNWLLWIEDQGPGVAENELETIFRPFTRLSTARPGGDGFGLGLAIARSMIETQGGRVWAENGRHGLRVLLRMPAA, encoded by the coding sequence ATGAGTCTGCCGGGACGCCATTCGCTGCTGTGGCGGCTGGCTGGTGCCCTGGCGCTGTTCTGCCTGCTGCTGGTCAGCCTGCATGTGGATGTAGGGCGGATGTTGCTCGAGGCGACCTCCTATCTGCCCGAGTCGACCCGGCAGATGCTCAGAGACGAGGCGCGGCAGGCCGAAAAGTCATGGCGAGAGGGTGGGGCGCCTGGCGTCGATGCTTATCTACAGCACCTGCACGAGCGTGAGCGGGTCTGGGCCGCGGTGGTCGATGAGCACAAGCATTCGCTGGCCTCGCAACCACTGAGCGATGAAGAAGAGCAGCGCCTGGATTTCGTGCGCAAGCTGGACTTTCCCGTGGGCCGACCGGGCGGTACGCCGACCTTCTACGTGCCCTTCAGCGATGGAAAGACCCGCCTGGTCATGGCGTTGCCGCAGCACTTGAATCCGCGCAAGTACAACGAGCTGTGGGAGCTGCTTCTGCAGCGGCTACTGCCGGCGGTCTTGGCCGTGGTCGTGGCACTGCTGCTTTATCGGCTGTTGATCGCCCCCTTGGCCATCCTTCGACGCCAGGCTGCCGCTCTGAGTGCGGGTGATCTGTCTGCCAGGCTTGGCCCGCCGGTCACCGGGCGCAAGGACGAGTTGGGTGAGCTGGCGCGAAGTTTCGACCATATGGCGGAGCGTCTGCAGGGTACGGTCGCTTTTCAGCGCCAATTGTTGCGCGACCTGTCCCATGAACTACGCACGCCGCTGAGCCGCTTGCGCGTGGCCGGGGAGAACGAGGGTGACAACGTTGCACTGCGCCAGCGCCTGGCACGTGAAGTGGATGCGATGGAAAAACTGGTCGGCGATGCTCTGGAACTGGTCTGGCTGGACACGGAGCGGCCGCAACTGCCCAGCGAAGAGGTGGATGTAATCCGGCTGTGGGATGTGCTGCGCGAGAACGCCGGCTTCGAAACCGGCTGGCCACTTGCGCGCATGCCCTGCGATCTGCCGGTAGGTTGCCGAGTACGCGGCAATCTCAATGGTCTGGCGCAGGCGCTGGAAAACATCCTGCGCAATGCCATCCGGCATTCGCCGCACGGCGGGTTGGTTCGCCTCGCTGGCCAGCAGGAAGGCGATAACTGGTTGCTGTGGATCGAGGATCAGGGGCCGGGTGTGGCGGAAAACGAGCTGGAGACTATCTTCCGTCCGTTTACCCGTCTCAGCACCGCCAGGCCGGGCGGCGACGGTTTCGGCCTGGGCCTGGCCATAGCCCGCAGCATGATCGAGACACAAGGCGGGCGCGTCTGGGCCGAAAACGGCAGGCATGGCTTGCGCGTATTGCTGCGCATGCCGGCGGCCTGA